A portion of the Rhinopithecus roxellana isolate Shanxi Qingling chromosome 19, ASM756505v1, whole genome shotgun sequence genome contains these proteins:
- the TOP2A gene encoding DNA topoisomerase 2-alpha: MEVSPLQPVNENMQVNKIKKNEDAKKRLSIERIYQKKTQLEHILLRPDTYIGSVELVTQQMWVYDEDVGINYREVTFVPGLYKIFDEILVNAADNKQRDPKMSCIRVTIDPENNLISIWNNGKGIPVVEHKVEKMYVPALIFGQLLTSSNYDDDEKKVTGGRNGYGAKLCNIFSTKFTVETASREYKKMFKQTWMDNMGRAGEMELKPFSGEDYTCITFQPDLSKFKMQSLDKDIVALMVRRAYDIAGSTKDVKVFLNGNKLPVKGFRSYVDMYLKDKLDETGNPLKVIHEQVNHRWEVCLTMSEKGFQQISFVNSIATSKGGRHVDYVADQIVTKLVDVVKKKNKGGVAVKAHQVKNHMWIFVNALIENPTFDSQTKENMTLQPKSFGSTCQLSEKFIKAAIGCGIVESILNWVKFKAQVQLNKKCSAVKHNRIKGIPKLDDANDAGGRNSADCTLILTEGDSAKTLAVSGLGVVGRDKYGVFPLRGKILNVREASHKQIMENAEINNIIKIVGLQYKKNYEDEDSLKTLRYGKIMIMTDQDQDGSHIKGLLINFIHHNWPSLLRHRFLEEFITPIVKVSKNKQEMAFYSLPEFEEWKSSTPNHKKWKVKYYKGLGTSTSKEAKEYFADMKRHRIQFKYSGPEDDAAISLAFSKKQIDDRKEWLTNFMEDRRQRKLLGLPEDYLYGQTTTYLTYNDFINKELILFSNSDNERSIPSMVDGLKPGQRKVLFTCFKRNDKREVKVAQLAGSVAEMSSYHHGEMSLMMTIINLAQNFVGSNNLNLLQPIGQFGTRLHGGKDSASPRYIFTMLSSLARLLFPPKDDHTLRFLYDDNQRVEPEWYIPIIPMVLINGAEGIGTGWSCKIPNFDVREVVNNIRRLMDGEEPLPMLPSYKNFKGTIEELAPNQYVISGEVAILNSTTIEISELPIRTWTQTYKEQVLEPMLNGTEKTPPLITDYREYHTDTTVKFVVKMTEEKLAEAERVGLHKVFKLQTSLTCNSMVLFDHVGCLKKYDTVLDILRDFFELRLKYYGLRKEWLLGMLGAESAKLNNQARFILEKIDGKIIIENKPKKELIKVLIQRGYDSDPVKAWKEAQQKVPDEEENEESDTEKETEKSNSVTDSGPTFNYLLDMPLWYLTKEKKDELCRLRNEKEQELDTLKRKSPSDLWKEDLATFIEELEAVEAKEKQDEQIGLPGKGGKAKGKKTQMAEVLPSPRGQRVIPRITIEMKAEAEKKNKKKIKNENTEGSPQEDGMELEGLKQRLEKKQKREPGTKTKKQTTLPFKPIKKGKKRNPWSDSESDRSSDESNFDVPPRETEPRRAATKTKFTVDLDSDEDFSDFDEKTDDEDFVPSDASPPKTKTSPKLTNKDLKPQKSAMSDLEADDAKDSVPLSSSPPATHFPNETEITNTVPKKNVTVKKTAAKSQSSTSTTGAKKRAAPKGTKREPALNSGVSQKPDPAKTKIRRKRKPSTSDDSDSNFEKIVSKAVTSKKSRGESDDFHMDFDSAVAPRAKSVRAKKPIKYLEESDEDDLF, translated from the exons ATGGAAGTGTCACCATTGCAG cctgtaaatgaaaatatgcaagtcaacaaaataaagaaaaatgaagatgctAAGAAAAGACTGTCTATTGAAAGAATctatcaaaagaaaacacaattggAACATATTTTGCTCCGCCCAGACACCTACATTGGTTCTGTGGAATTAGTAACCCAG CAAATGTGGGTTTACGATGAAGATGTTGGCATTAACTATAGGGAAGTCACTTTTGTTCCTGGTTTGTACAAAATCTTTGATGAGATTCTAG ttaatGCTGCGGACAACAAACAAAGGGACCCAAAAATGTCTTGTATTAGAGTCACAATTGATCC ggaaaataatttaattagtaTATGGAATAATGGAAAAGGTATTCCTGTTGTTGAACACAAAGTTGAAAAGATGTATGTCCCAGCTCTCATATTTGGACAGCTCCTAACTTCTAGTAactatgatgatgatgaaaagAAAGTGACAG GTGGTCGAAATGGCTATGGAGCCAAATTGTGTAACATATTCAGTACCAAATTTACTGTGGAAACAGCCAGTAGAGAATACAAGAAAATGTTCAAACAG ACATGGATGGATAATATGGGGAGAGCTGGTGAGATGGAACTCAAGCCCTTCAGTGGAGAAGATTATACATGTATCACCTTTCAGCCTGATTTGTCTAAGTTTAAAATGCAAAGCCTGGACAAAGATATTGTTGCACTAATGGTGAGAAGAGCATATGATATTGCTGGATCCACCAAAGATGTCAAAGTCTTTCTTAATGGAAATAAACTGCCA GTAAAAGGATTTCGTAGTTATGTGGACATGTATTTGAAGGACAAGTTGGATGAAACTGGTAACCCATTGAAAGTAATACACGAACAAGTGAACCACAGGTGGGAAGTGTGTTTAACCATGAGTGAAAAAGGCTTTCAGCAAATTAGCTTTGTCAACAGCATTGCTACTTCCAAg GGTGGCAGACATGTTGATTATGTAGCTGATCAGATTGTGACTAAACTTGTTGATGTTGTGAAGAAGAAGAACAAGGGTGGTGTTGCAGTAAAAGCACATCAG GTGAAAAATCACATGTGGATTTTTGTAAATGCCTTAATTGAAAACCCAACCTTTGACTctcagacaaaagaaaacatgacTTTACAACCAAAGAGCTTTGGATCAACATGCCAATTAAGTGAAAAATTTATCAAAGCT GCAATTGGCTGTGGTATTGTAGAAAGCATACTAAACTGGGTGAAGTTTAAGGCCCAAGTCCAGTTAAACAAGAAGTGTTCAGCTGTAAAACATAACAGAATCAAGGGAATTCCCAAACTTGATGATGCCAATGATGCag gggGCCGAAACTCCGCTGATTGTACGCTTATCCTGACTGAGGGAGACTCAGCCAAAACTTTGGCTGTTTCAGGCCTTGGCGTGGTTGGGAGAGACAAATATGGGGTTTTCCCTCTGAGAGGAAAAATACTCAATGTTCGAGAAGCTTCTCATAAGCAG ATCATGGAAAATGCTGAGATTAACAATATCATCAAGATTGTGGGTCTTCAGTACAAGAAAAACTATGAAGATGAAGATTCACTGAAGACTCTTCGTTATGGGAAGATAATGATTATGACAGATCAG GACCAAGATGGTTCCCACATCAAAGGCTTGCTGATTAATTTTATCCATCACAACTGGCCCTCTCTTCTGCGACATCGTTTTCTGGAGGAATTTATCACTCCCATTGTGAAG GTGTCCAAAAACAAGCAAGAAATGGCATTTTATAGCCTTCCGGAATTTGAAGAATGGAAGAGTTCTACTCCAAATcataaaaaatggaaagtcaAATATTACAAAG GTTTGGGTACCAGCACATCAAAGGAAGCTAAAGAATATTTTGCAGATATGAAAAGACATCGTATCCAGTTCAAATATTCTGGTCCTGAAGATGATGCTGCTATCAGCCTG GCCTTTAGCAAAAAACAGATAGATGATCGAAAGGAATGGTTAACTAATTTCATGGAGGATAGAAGACAACGAAAGTTACTTGGACTTCCTGAG GATTACTTGTATGGACAAACTACCACATATCTGACATATAATGACTTCATCAACAAGGAACTTATCTTGTTCTCAAATTCTGATAACGAGAGATCTATCCCTTCTATGGTGGATG gttTGAAACCAGGTCAGAGAAAGGTTTTGTTTACTTGCTTTAAACGGAATGACAAGCGAGAGGTAAAGGTTGCCCAGTTAGCTGGATCAGTGGCTGAAATGTCTTCTTATCATCATGGTGAG ATGTCACTAATGATGACCATTATCAATTTGGCTCAGAATTTTGTGGGTAGCAATAATCTGAACCTCTTGCAGCCCATTGGTCAGTTTGGTACCAGACTGCATGGTGGCAAGGATTCCGCTAGTCCACGATACATCTTCACAATGCTCAG CTCTTTGGCTCGGTTGTTATTTCCACCAAAAGATGATCACACATTGAGGTTTTTATATGACGACAACCAGCGTGTTGAGCCTGAATGGTACATTCCTATTATTCCCATGGTGCTGATAAATGGTGCTGAAGGAATCGGTACCGGGTGGTCCTGCAAAATCCCCAACTTTGATGTGCGTGAAGTTGTAAATAACATCAGGCGTTTGATGGATGGAGAAGAACCTTTGCCAATG CTTCCAAGTTACAAGAACTTCAAGGGTACTATTGAAGAACTGGCTCCAAATCAATATGTGATTAGTGGTGAAGTAGCTATTCTTAATTCCACAACCATTGAAATCTCAGAGCTTCCCATCAGAACATGGACCCAG acaTACAAAGAACAAGTTCTAGAACCCATGTTGAATGGCACTGAGAAGACACCTCCTCTCATAACAGACTATAGGGAATACCATACAGATACCACTGTGAAATTTGTTGTGAAGATGACTGAAGAAAAActggcagaggcagagagagttGGACTACACAAAGTCTTCAAACTCCAAACTAGTCTCACATGCAACTCTATG GTGCTTTTTGACCACGTAGGCTGTTTAAAGAAATATGACACGGTGTTGGATATTCTAAGAGATTTTTTTGAACTCAGACTTAAATATTATGGATTAAGAAAAGAATGGCTCCTAGGAATGCTTGGTGCTGAATCTGCTAAACTGAATAATCAGGCTCGCTTTATCTTAGAGAAAATAGATGGCAAAATAATCATTG aaaataagcctAAGAAAGAATTAATTAAAGTTCTGATTCAGAGGGGATATGATTCAGATCCTGTGAAGGCCTGGAAAGAAGCCCAGCAAAAG GTTccagatgaagaagaaaatgaagagagtGACACcgaaaaggaaactgaaaagagTAATTCTGTAACAGATTCTGGACCAACCTTCAACTATCTTCTTGATATGCCCCTTTGGTATTTaaccaaggaaaagaaagatgaacTCTGCAGACTAAGAAATGAAAAA GAACAAGAGCTGGACACATTAAAGAGAAAGAGTCCATCAGATTTATGGAAAGAAGACTTGGCTACATTTATTGAAGAACTGGAG GCTGTTGAAGCCAAGGAAAAACAAGATGAACAAATCGGACTTCCTGGGAAAGGGGGGAAggccaaggggaaaaaaacacaaatggctGAAGTTTTGCCTTCTCCACGTGGTCAAAGAGTCATTCCACGAATAACCATAGAAATGAAAgcagaggcagaaaagaaaaataaaaagaaaattaag AATGAAAATACTGAAGGAAGCCCTCAAGAAGATGGTATGGAACTAGAAGGCCTAAAACAAAGattagaaaagaaacagaaaagagaaccag gtacaaagacaaagaaacaaactacATTGCCATTTAAGCcaatcaaaaaaggaaagaagagaaatcctTGGTCTGATTCAGAATCAGATAGGAGCAGTGACGAAAGTAATTTTGATGTCCCTCCACGAGAAACAGAGCCACGAAGAGCAGCAA CAAAAACCAAATTCACAGTGGATTTGGATTCAGATGAAGATTTCTCAGATTTTGATGAAAAAACTGATGATGAAGACTTTGTCCCATCAGATGCTAGTCCACCTAAGACCAAAACGTCCCCAAA actTACTAACAAAGACCTGAAACCACAGAAAAGTGCTATGTCAG ACCTTGAAGCTGATGATGCTAAGGACAGTGTACCACTGTCTTCAAGCCCTCCTGCTACACATTTCCCAAATGAAACTGAAATTACAAACACAGTTCCTAAAAAGAATGTGACAGTGAAGAAGACAGCAGCAAAAA GTCAGTCTTCCACCTCCACTACCGGTGCCAAAAAAAGGGCTGCCCCTAAAGGAACTAAAAGGGAACCAGCTTTGAATTCTGGTGTCTCTCAAAAGCCTGATCCTGCCAAAACCAAGATTCGCCGCAAAAGGAAGCCATCCACTTCTGATGATTCTGACTCTAATTTTGAGAAAATTGTTTCTAAAGCAGTCACAAGCAAG AAATCCAGGGGGGAGAGTGATGACTTCCATATGGACTTTGACTCAGCTGTGGCTCCTCGGGCAAAATCTGTGCGGGCAAAAAAACCTATAAAGTACCTGGAAGAGTCAGATGAAGATgatctgttttaa